The nucleotide sequence CGCTTCGGGAACAGTCGTTGCTGCTGACTGACCGGGAACGGATCGCCCGCGACCTGCACGATCTGGTGATCCAGCGTTTGTTCGCTGCCGGTCTGGGGATCCAGAACCTGCGACGCTTCATGGGCGACCCCTCGGCTTTGGACCGGATGGAAAATTTGACGTCGGAGCTCGATGACATCATCCGCACTCTTCGCCGGACGATTGAGCAGCTTCGCTCGGAAGGCTCCCGGGACGACCGGACCGCAGCATCGTGACCTAAGACTCTGGTCGACGTCGGCAATTCAAGGGTATTTTGCAGCAGACAGGAAGGTTGGTTCGGCGAAAGGACGGTCATGGACCGCGAGGATTCGACGGGAAAGATCATCGTTGGAGTTGACGGCTCCGAGGCATCCATCACGGCTCTCCGCGTGGCCCAACAGCTCGCCGGGCCCCTGGGCGCCGAGGTGGTAGCCACAGCATTTTGGGAGTATCCGCGTGTTTACGACGGCTACGTGGCCATGGGCATAACGGACTTCGAGAAAGCCGCAGGAGAGATCCTTGGCAAGGCTGTCGAAAAGGCGTTCGGGCCCGCGCTTCCGGACAACGTTGTCTCCCGCCTTGTCCGGAATCATCCCAGGCAAGGTTTGATTGAGGCCAGCCGCGAAGCGGACATGATCGTGGTTGGACGCCGCGGACATGGGGGTTTCGGAGGGTTGCTGCTCGGTTCGGTCAGCTCGGCGTGTGTGGCCCATGCCCATTGCCCGGTGCTCGTGGTCCACAACCCGGATAAGGATGCATCGGGGCAGAGCGAACCGTAGCTTGGGGCCTTTTGGCCCTACGCCTCCCGGGTGGGGCTTCATAGGCTCTCAATCAAAGAAGAGAGCCAAGGCGCACCCCACGAAAGGATGAGCGATGACCCTGCCCAGCATGGAACCAGGCCGGATAGATGGAGCCCGGCACGTCAATGAGGATCTCGGGGAAGAGGAATGCTGGGAGCTCCTGCGTTCACGGACAACCGGCAGGGTTGGTTTTGTGCACCATGGCAGGGTCATGATCCTGCCGGTCAATTACCTGGTCCATGAGAACAGCATCTACTTCCGCACCTCTGCGGATGGCATGATCGGCACGCCCGTCGCCAGACTTCAGGTTTCGTTCCAGGTGGATGATTTCCGGTCGGATCGTAGCGAAGGATGGTCCGTGCTGTTCAGCGGACCGTTTTCCCGGGTAGTCGAGCCCGCGTTGCTCACCCAACTTTGGGGAAAGGCCCTGGTTGAACCATGGGCAGGTGGAGGGCGTGACCTTTTCGTCCGGATTCAGCCCGCAGAGGTCACGGGCAAGCACGTCTTCCTGGCCTGAGAGCGGCTGCCTTCCACTATGATGTGCCAGGGACGCGGCGATGAATGAGGAGGAACGGATCGTTGTCGGGTACGACGGTTCCGACGCGGCGGGCAAAGCTGTGCGGTGGGCTGCTATGCAGGCGCGCAGGAGCGGCTTCATCCTCAATGTGGTGCATTGTTCGCTCTGGCCGGTGTTTACCCACAATATGGGGCCGGTTCCGGGTATAGCAGGCAGCGGTCTGAGGCACGCAGCGGAATCAATTGTTTCCGATGGGGTGGCTCTCGCCCGCGAAGAGTTTGCAGACGCGCAAATCGCAACAAGCCTGGTCTATGGGTGGCCGGCTGAGAACCTCCGCAAGCTGGCGGCAACAGCTTCCCTCCTGGTCGTCGGCACCCGTGGTGCGCAAGGATTTCCAGGATTGTTGATTGGGTCGGTCAGCCTCGAATTGGCTTCCACGGCAGCCTGCCCTGTGGCCGTCATCGGAGGTTCGGAACGACCCCTTGGGCCGGTCGTCGTCGGCATAGCTGACGAAGGCTGGGAGGCCACTCTCCGCTATGCGGCGAACTTCGCCTCTTTGGCGCACTCTGTGCTCAAAATCGTGCACGTCCACAGACACCACGGATTTCACCAAGACGCTTTCTACGAAGCGGGTGCAACCGAAAAGCGGGAGATGCTCGACTCGGCCTTGCGGTCAGTACGCAACACCTGGCCGGGTCTGGAGGTCCGGGACCGCCTCCTGTCGGGAACCTCCGTGGCGGGGACGCTGGTGGGGGCAGCGGGGGGTGCCCAGGTTGTGGTCGTGGGCACCTCTGCTCAAGGTGCAGTCAGTGGCAGCTTTGGCTCAACCGCCCATGCGGTTCTCCATCACGCCGGTTGTCCGGTGATAGTCGTCAGGCACCCGCCGGCCTGATGGCAGGGAATGACGTGATGTCCGGCGAAGAACAGTGCGGAGGCCCTGGATCACAATGGCCGGACCACTGCGCCAGGGCCGCCCGTCCTATTCGGAGTGCTTCACTGTATGAAGACGCGTAATGATGGTCGGACAGGGAATCTTGCCGAGCACCGCATGCGCCGTGGATCCGAGCAGCAGTCGTTTGAAGGCGCCATGGCCCTTGCTGCCGACAACCAGCAGGCGCGCGGTGGCCGCATATGCGAGCAGTGCTTCCGCCGGTCGCATGCGGGTTTCGAGGACCTGATGGATCGCGAGGTCGGGATAGGTATCCGCCAGACCCGCAACTGTTTCCGACAAGACCACGCGCTCTTGTTCGGCAACGAGTTCGGAGTAGTTACCGGGGGGCATGCCGCGGCTCACCACTGGTTCCGGTAAATGGAAGGCATGCAGCACCGTCAGCTCCTGGCCTGTCCGATCCGCCTCTGCGGCGGCGAACGCGACCGCCTGCGTGGATTCTTCCGAACCGTCAACACCGACCAGGACGCCGTGCCGGTTCGACATGTCATGCTCGCCGATGACCGCCACCGGGCACTGGGCCACCGTGGCTACCTGCAAGGCCCGGTCCGTCAGCGAACCACCAACCCAACCGTGCCCGGAGCCGACCACTACCATGGAGGCCTTCTTGGACTTCTTGCCAAGAGCGTAGCCCGACCCCCCTGAGACCAGGACGGTGGAGATTTCCACAGTTGGTTCCAGCTTGCTGGCGTGGTCTTTCGCGGCGGCGAGAAGAGTCTCGCCGGACTCCCGGATCCATTCGTTATATCCGACGGCGTCATAGGCCCAGCGGTCGTCGACGGCGTGGACAAGTTGTACGGGCAGCTTCAGGGCCGCTGCCCTCTGCATGGCCCACCGTACTGCGGCGTCACTGCTGGGCGAATCGTTGACACCAACGACAATTGCTTCCTTCATGGCTGTCCCGTTCTTCTTGGATATGTCCCGGAGCGATGGGTCCGGGGGTTGCATGTCCAGTTTCCTGTGTCCCGTCTCCGGGAGTTAGGGCCGGAAGTCCCGCTGTTGGACGTTGATTACCCCAACATCCCTGGCTGTGCAGCTAGTCCGGGGCATCCAGACTGACCTCTTCCAAGTATTCCGGGACTCGTGCGTTCCACCCGAGTTCGCGCTTGATGCGTAAACGCAAGGTGTCGGAGGCTTCCGGTTCCCCATGGGTGATGTAAGTCATTGCCGGTGCCTGGGGAGCGGAGCGCATCCACTGGATGATCGCGTCCGCATCGGCGTGGGCACTGAACCCCTCGAGCTGAACCACCTCGGCCCGCAGCGGGACATTCTTTCCATAGATCCTGATTTCGCGGGAACCGGCGGCAAGGGCCGCCCCCCGTGTTCCAGCCGCTTGGTAGCCGCTCAGGACAAGGGCATTCCTGGGATCGGAACCGTAGGCTTCGACGTGGTGGAGAATCCGGCCGCCCGTGAGCATCCCGCTGGCGGAAATGATGATCATCGGGCCTCCGCGGAGGTTGAGAAGTTTCGAGTCATCCACGCTGCGGGTCATTTTGGCCAGCTGGTACATGCTGGTGAATTCTTCAGGACGCAGCCTGTGCTCCTCAGGATGCTGTTGGTACATGTAGGAGGCATCGATGGCCATGGGGCTGTTAAGGTAGACCGGCACATCCGGAATGAGTCCATTGTGGCGAAGCCGGGACAGTTGGAGCATCAGTGTCTCTGCGCGGCCCACAGCGAACGCCGCTATCAGAATCACGCCTCCTCGTTTGATGACCCTGTTGACCACATCAGCCAGTTCGTGCTCCGGGCTGCCCTTTGGATGGAGCCGGTTGCCGTAGGTGGACTCTGTTACCAGGACGTCTACCGTCCCAAGTTGGCGGGGCGGGTACATGAACGGATCATCCGTCCTGCCCAGGTCTCCAGTGAAATGGGCTGACCGCTCTCCCACCTCGAGCTGTATTTGGGCTGCCCCCAGGATGTGTCCGGCCGGGACGAACGTGGCCCGGACTCCGGGTGCAACTTCGATGGCTGTGTCAAAGTCGACGGGCCTGAAGCTGTTAAGCGACTTGACGGCCTCAGCCGCGGTGTAGAGGGGAAGGGCAGGTTTGTGCACTGATGAACCGGTCCGGACTGCGTAGCGGGCTTCTTCTTCCTGCAGGTGCCCGCTGTCGGGCAGCAGGAGTTTGCAGAGCTGCTCCGTTCCGTGCGTGGCGTAAACGGGGCCTCGGAAACCGTCGCGGACCAGGGCAGGGACGTAGCCGGTATGGTCCAGGTGAGCATGGGTCAGGACAACGGCGTCAACGGAAGACGGTGAGACCGGGAAGGGCCGCCGGTTGCGTTCCCGGAGCCGCTTGTAGCCTTGAAAGAGGCCACAGTCCACCAGTACCCGTGAGCCCTTGAACTCAATGAGATACCGCGAACCCGTGACGGAGTCTGTTGCGCCGAGGAACCGAAGCCTGGCTGCGTGCTTGTTCTGCATGGTGACCTGTCCACTCATTCGGGCCGGCTGGAAAAGGGGAGAGTAATCGGGTAAACATCTGGCGCCGAGCGGTGCTCAGGCGCCAGATTCCGGATTGGTTATGCCGAGGGCATGACGTGGTGGTGCCGGTATTCCTCCGTGCTTGGTTTTATGGCCAGCGCGGTAACTACCAAAGCCACCGCCCCTGGTATCCATGCACTCCACGCAGTGGCCGTAGCGGAGGTAAAACCGGCAACCCACGGGGCCAGCAGCAAAGCCACAGCAATAATGGCCTGCGCCCATTCCGCGGCGGGCATTCCCGGGGCGGCCAGGTTAACGACTCCTCCGATGACCAGAAGAATGCCCAAGGTGACCATTACCGCCGTCGAGGATCCAGTTTGCGTGGTCCACAGCACTGAGAGGGCCGCGTAGGCTCCAGCGGCGACCACTGTCCAGTCCTGCCATCGCGTCCATTTCTTCATGGTGACACTGCTCCTTTTTCTTTGATGGAACCACCAAGCTCCTGCAAGGTGGCGTCCGGTCTTCCCGTAGTTCCAGCGTCCGTTTAATCGCCGAACGGCAACAGGGCCAAAAGTCACGAAGGTTGTGCAGGGTCATTAGGCCCTTGTAACCCGACGAACACGTCGGCAACAATTTGGAAGTGTTCAAAGATCGGCATGTGCGGTGCCGCCCCCGCCGGAGAGGAAACCATGAATCGTTTTGAGGAACCCGGCCCGACAGGCGTCACGGCGAAGCCCATCCGCGTGTTCATCCTCGATGACCACGAATTGGTTCGTCGGGGGCTGCAGGAACTGTTGGAAAGTGAAGGTTTCGAAGTCGTTGGTATGTCCGGGTCGGCGGAGGAAGCGACGCGCAGGATACCGGCCCTCCATCCCGATGTCGCCGTCCTGGACGCGCGGCTGCCTGACGGCACCGGAATTGAGGTATGCCGGGACGTCCGGTCCGTCGACCCCGCGCTGAACTGCCTCATCCTGACCAGTTACGACGACGAGCAGGCGCTGCGGGGTGCAGTGCTGGCCGGCGCGGCGGGCTACATCCTCAAGGAAATCGGGGGAACTGACCTTCTGGGTGCGCTGCGGCGGGCAGCGAAGGGTGAATCCTTGTTCAATGAAGACGTCAAAGCGCGGATTATCCGCGGACTTACTGAACCAAAGAAGCTTGATCCCCGGATTGCGTCCCTGACTCCACAAGAACGGCGGGTCCTGGAATTCGTGGGGCAGGGCCTGACCAACCGTCAGATCGGCGAGGAGATGCTGCTGGCGGAGAAGACCGTCAAGAATTATGTGTCGTCGTTGTTGGCAAAGCTGGGATTCGAGCGCAGGACCCAAGCCGCCGTCTTCATGGCCAATGCGCCGGGGGAGAATGCCGGCAAGGGCCGCTGATACCGGTCCCGCTCAGCGCAGCGGGACGGTCCACGTCAGGGATGTCCCCTTGCCCGGCGTACTGGTGATGATGCATGAACCGTTTAGTTCCGCCGCCCTGCGGACCATATTGTCCAGTCCGTTGCCGGAACCTGTTTCGCTGAAGCCGCAGCCATCGTCCGCCAACTCCATCGTCAAGGCGTCATCTTCCACAGCAACGGAGACGGTGATTGTTTCCGCGCCGGAATGGCGCACGGCATTGCTGAGGCTTTCGGTCAGGACCGCCAGGAGGTGCTCGACCAGCACGTCGTCTTCAAGGGAATCGATCGCGCCTGTCAACGTCAGGTGCGGTGCGTGCGTGAGCGCTTTGGCTCCTGTTTGGATGGTCTGCATGATGCGGGTGCTCAGGAGCTCGCGATCGTCTCCGGTGGCCCGGAGCGAGTAGATGGTATTGCGGAGGTCCCTGATGCTGGTGTCCAGCTCGTCCGTGATGGCGTTGATGCGTCCTTCGACCGTCGGTGCTGCGCCAAAGCGCCGCAAACTTTGGATGCTGAGTCCTGCGGCAAAAAGCCGTTGGATGACCAGGTCGTGGAGGTCCCGCGCAATTCTGTCCCGATCAGAAAAGACCACCTGTTG is from Paenarthrobacter nicotinovorans and encodes:
- a CDS encoding pyridoxamine 5'-phosphate oxidase family protein; this encodes MTLPSMEPGRIDGARHVNEDLGEEECWELLRSRTTGRVGFVHHGRVMILPVNYLVHENSIYFRTSADGMIGTPVARLQVSFQVDDFRSDRSEGWSVLFSGPFSRVVEPALLTQLWGKALVEPWAGGGRDLFVRIQPAEVTGKHVFLA
- a CDS encoding universal stress protein translates to MDREDSTGKIIVGVDGSEASITALRVAQQLAGPLGAEVVATAFWEYPRVYDGYVAMGITDFEKAAGEILGKAVEKAFGPALPDNVVSRLVRNHPRQGLIEASREADMIVVGRRGHGGFGGLLLGSVSSACVAHAHCPVLVVHNPDKDASGQSEP
- a CDS encoding MBL fold metallo-hydrolase RNA specificity domain-containing protein; its protein translation is MSGQVTMQNKHAARLRFLGATDSVTGSRYLIEFKGSRVLVDCGLFQGYKRLRERNRRPFPVSPSSVDAVVLTHAHLDHTGYVPALVRDGFRGPVYATHGTEQLCKLLLPDSGHLQEEEARYAVRTGSSVHKPALPLYTAAEAVKSLNSFRPVDFDTAIEVAPGVRATFVPAGHILGAAQIQLEVGERSAHFTGDLGRTDDPFMYPPRQLGTVDVLVTESTYGNRLHPKGSPEHELADVVNRVIKRGGVILIAAFAVGRAETLMLQLSRLRHNGLIPDVPVYLNSPMAIDASYMYQQHPEEHRLRPEEFTSMYQLAKMTRSVDDSKLLNLRGGPMIIISASGMLTGGRILHHVEAYGSDPRNALVLSGYQAAGTRGAALAAGSREIRIYGKNVPLRAEVVQLEGFSAHADADAIIQWMRSAPQAPAMTYITHGEPEASDTLRLRIKRELGWNARVPEYLEEVSLDAPD
- a CDS encoding universal stress protein, with the protein product MNEEERIVVGYDGSDAAGKAVRWAAMQARRSGFILNVVHCSLWPVFTHNMGPVPGIAGSGLRHAAESIVSDGVALAREEFADAQIATSLVYGWPAENLRKLAATASLLVVGTRGAQGFPGLLIGSVSLELASTAACPVAVIGGSERPLGPVVVGIADEGWEATLRYAANFASLAHSVLKIVHVHRHHGFHQDAFYEAGATEKREMLDSALRSVRNTWPGLEVRDRLLSGTSVAGTLVGAAGGAQVVVVGTSAQGAVSGSFGSTAHAVLHHAGCPVIVVRHPPA
- a CDS encoding SPW repeat domain-containing protein — protein: MKKWTRWQDWTVVAAGAYAALSVLWTTQTGSSTAVMVTLGILLVIGGVVNLAAPGMPAAEWAQAIIAVALLLAPWVAGFTSATATAWSAWIPGAVALVVTALAIKPSTEEYRHHHVMPSA
- a CDS encoding response regulator — encoded protein: MNRFEEPGPTGVTAKPIRVFILDDHELVRRGLQELLESEGFEVVGMSGSAEEATRRIPALHPDVAVLDARLPDGTGIEVCRDVRSVDPALNCLILTSYDDEQALRGAVLAGAAGYILKEIGGTDLLGALRRAAKGESLFNEDVKARIIRGLTEPKKLDPRIASLTPQERRVLEFVGQGLTNRQIGEEMLLAEKTVKNYVSSLLAKLGFERRTQAAVFMANAPGENAGKGR
- a CDS encoding universal stress protein; this translates as MQPPDPSLRDISKKNGTAMKEAIVVGVNDSPSSDAAVRWAMQRAAALKLPVQLVHAVDDRWAYDAVGYNEWIRESGETLLAAAKDHASKLEPTVEISTVLVSGGSGYALGKKSKKASMVVVGSGHGWVGGSLTDRALQVATVAQCPVAVIGEHDMSNRHGVLVGVDGSEESTQAVAFAAAEADRTGQELTVLHAFHLPEPVVSRGMPPGNYSELVAEQERVVLSETVAGLADTYPDLAIHQVLETRMRPAEALLAYAATARLLVVGSKGHGAFKRLLLGSTAHAVLGKIPCPTIITRLHTVKHSE